The Thiomonas sp. FB-Cd genome includes a window with the following:
- a CDS encoding aspartate aminotransferase family protein: MKLNDIPTFDTAALRAKDAAHHLHPFTDTKGLNAAGARVIVRGDGVRIWDSEGHEIIDGMSGLWCVNLGYGRQDLVDAATHQMQLLPFYNAFFKTTTAPAAELATLLAEVAPPGFEHVFFTNSGSEGNDTVIRLVRRYWDVMGQPQRKTIISRHNAYHGSTLGGASLGGMSGMHEQGDLPIPGITHIDQPYQLQHGHAGESERHFGVRAASWLETKILELGPENVAAFIGEPVQGAGGVIIPPASYWPEIQRICDQYGILLVSDEVICGFGRLGQWFGCQHPHINTRPDLITFAKGVTSGYLPLGGVLVGERIAKVLIEQGGEFTHGFTYSGHPTCCAVAIANVQALRGEGVIERVATDTAPYLEQQFATLADHPLVGDAQSLGMVAGLVLYKDKTTRTLFDAELGVGYRCRDHCFKNGVVMRAVEERMIIAPPLVITHAEIDLMIARIRRSLDDTLASLREDGLL, from the coding sequence ATGAAGCTCAACGACATCCCCACGTTTGACACGGCCGCGCTGCGCGCAAAAGATGCGGCGCATCATCTGCACCCCTTTACGGACACCAAGGGCCTCAATGCCGCCGGCGCCCGCGTCATCGTGCGCGGCGACGGAGTGCGCATCTGGGACTCCGAGGGCCACGAGATCATCGACGGCATGTCCGGGCTCTGGTGCGTCAACCTCGGGTATGGTCGGCAGGATTTGGTCGACGCGGCCACGCACCAGATGCAGCTGCTGCCGTTCTACAACGCGTTCTTCAAAACAACCACGGCGCCAGCCGCCGAACTGGCCACACTTCTGGCTGAGGTGGCGCCCCCGGGGTTCGAGCACGTGTTTTTCACCAATTCCGGCTCCGAGGGCAATGACACCGTCATTCGCCTGGTGCGCCGCTACTGGGATGTGATGGGGCAGCCCCAGCGCAAGACGATCATCAGCCGCCACAACGCCTACCACGGCAGCACGCTGGGCGGCGCCTCGCTTGGGGGCATGAGCGGCATGCACGAGCAAGGCGACTTGCCCATTCCCGGCATCACGCACATCGATCAACCCTATCAGCTTCAGCACGGGCATGCGGGCGAGAGCGAACGGCATTTCGGCGTGCGCGCAGCAAGCTGGCTCGAAACCAAGATCCTCGAACTGGGTCCCGAAAACGTGGCGGCCTTCATCGGCGAGCCCGTGCAGGGCGCCGGTGGCGTGATCATCCCGCCGGCCAGTTACTGGCCCGAAATTCAGCGCATCTGTGATCAATACGGCATCCTGCTGGTGTCCGACGAGGTCATCTGCGGCTTTGGCCGGCTTGGTCAATGGTTCGGGTGCCAACACCCGCACATCAACACGCGGCCTGACCTGATCACCTTCGCCAAGGGCGTGACATCGGGCTACCTTCCGCTTGGCGGCGTGCTCGTGGGCGAGCGTATCGCCAAGGTTCTCATCGAGCAGGGCGGTGAGTTCACGCACGGATTCACCTATTCGGGCCATCCCACCTGCTGCGCAGTCGCCATTGCCAACGTGCAGGCCCTGCGCGGCGAGGGCGTGATCGAGCGCGTCGCCACGGATACGGCGCCGTATCTGGAGCAGCAGTTCGCCACGCTTGCCGACCATCCGCTCGTCGGCGACGCCCAATCATTGGGCATGGTCGCAGGCCTGGTGCTCTACAAGGACAAGACGACACGCACCCTTTTCGACGCCGAGCTTGGTGTGGGGTATCGCTGCCGTGACCACTGCTTCAAAAACGGTGTAGTCATGCGTGCCGTGGAAGAGCGGATGATCATCGCGCCACCACTGGTGATCACCCATGCGGAGATCGATCTCATGATCGCGCGCATCCGTCGTAGCCTGGATGACACACTGGCTAGTTTGCGCGAGGACGGGCTGCTATAA
- a CDS encoding glutamine synthetase family protein produces MENRKQWTFNDLERWLNERRITEIECLVPDLTGVARGKILPRSKFTEDRGMRLPESIIGLTVTGNWPEDEKLDTLIADTDRDMNLVPDPSTVRLVPWATDPTAQVIHDCYFKDGEPVDYAPRTVLKNVIKLYTDKGWEPVVAPELEFYLVDKNTDPDQPLRPPIGRSGRAETSRQHYSIDAVNEFDPLFEDIYDYCDAMDLDVDTLIHEVGAGQMEINFLHGNPLDLADKVFFFKRTLREAALRHNMFATFMAKPMAGEPGSAMHVHQSIVDRKTGQNIFSSPDGTESQAFMHYIGGLQKYIPHVMALFAPYVNSYRRLVANTAAPTNVEWGGDNRTVGIRVPNSNPENRRMENRVIGADANPYVALAASLACGYLGLVNKIEPLAEMKGNAYNRPNAIPLPQSLSESVRMLDEVPEIEQVLGKRFCGIYKAVKMSEYAEFMKVISPWEREHLLLHV; encoded by the coding sequence ATCGAAAATCGAAAACAGTGGACCTTCAATGACCTCGAGCGATGGCTGAACGAACGCCGCATCACCGAGATCGAATGCCTGGTGCCCGACCTCACCGGTGTGGCCCGAGGCAAGATCCTGCCGCGGAGCAAGTTCACCGAAGACCGCGGCATGCGTCTTCCCGAAAGCATCATCGGGCTGACGGTGACCGGCAACTGGCCGGAGGACGAGAAGCTCGACACGCTGATCGCGGACACCGACCGCGACATGAATCTGGTGCCGGACCCCAGCACCGTGCGGCTCGTGCCCTGGGCGACCGACCCCACCGCGCAGGTCATTCACGACTGCTATTTCAAGGACGGTGAGCCCGTCGATTACGCGCCGCGCACGGTGCTGAAGAACGTCATCAAGCTGTACACGGACAAAGGCTGGGAGCCTGTGGTGGCGCCTGAGCTGGAGTTTTACCTGGTCGACAAGAATACGGATCCCGACCAGCCTTTGCGCCCGCCGATCGGCCGATCGGGACGGGCTGAAACGTCGCGCCAGCATTACAGCATCGACGCGGTCAACGAGTTCGATCCGCTGTTCGAAGACATCTACGACTACTGCGACGCGATGGACCTCGACGTGGACACGCTGATCCACGAGGTCGGTGCCGGACAGATGGAAATCAATTTTCTGCACGGCAACCCGCTGGACTTGGCCGACAAGGTGTTCTTCTTCAAGCGCACCCTGCGCGAGGCCGCGCTGCGCCACAACATGTTCGCCACCTTCATGGCCAAGCCGATGGCGGGAGAGCCCGGCAGCGCCATGCATGTGCACCAGAGCATCGTGGACCGCAAGACAGGCCAGAACATTTTCAGCAGCCCCGACGGGACCGAGTCCCAGGCGTTCATGCACTACATCGGCGGGCTGCAGAAATACATTCCCCATGTGATGGCGCTCTTTGCCCCCTATGTCAACTCGTACCGGCGGCTGGTGGCCAATACGGCCGCGCCGACCAACGTGGAATGGGGTGGTGACAACCGCACCGTGGGGATTCGCGTGCCCAATTCCAACCCCGAAAACCGGCGCATGGAAAACCGCGTCATTGGCGCTGATGCCAACCCTTATGTGGCCCTGGCGGCGAGCCTGGCCTGCGGCTACCTGGGACTGGTCAACAAGATCGAGCCGCTGGCCGAGATGAAGGGCAACGCCTACAACCGCCCCAATGCCATTCCGCTGCCGCAGAGCCTGTCCGAGTCGGTGCGCATGCTCGACGAAGTGCCGGAAATCGAACAGGTGCTGGGCAAGCGCTTTTGCGGCATCTACAAGGCCGTGAAGATGAGCGAGTACGCCGAGTTCATGAAGGTCATCAGCCCCTGGGAGCGTGAGCACCTGCTGCTGCACGTGTGA
- a CDS encoding gamma-glutamyl-gamma-aminobutyrate hydrolase family protein — translation MNALLPVVAVSTDLKTLSGHATYAVAQKYVDPVFDLSGCLPLLLPALGDKLPIDALLDTVHGLVFTGSPSNVEPRHYGEALANPQSPADPARDATTLPLIRAAIARGVPVFGICRGFQEINVALGGSLLQEVHHTQGFADHREDQALSVEGQYGPAHALAAVPGGWLEGVVGAPTWQVNSLHGQGIKTLAPDLLAQAHAPDGLIEAYTHRSAPGFLLGVQWHPEWQAATNPVSRALFAAFGDACREHANRNRERLRGPAPKAA, via the coding sequence ATGAACGCCCTTCTCCCTGTGGTGGCTGTGTCCACCGATCTGAAAACCCTCTCCGGTCACGCCACCTACGCGGTGGCGCAGAAGTACGTCGACCCCGTGTTCGACCTGTCCGGCTGCCTGCCCCTTCTGCTGCCGGCCCTGGGTGACAAGCTGCCGATCGACGCGTTGCTCGACACGGTGCATGGCCTGGTGTTCACGGGTTCGCCGTCCAATGTGGAGCCGCGCCACTATGGCGAGGCGCTCGCCAACCCGCAGTCGCCTGCCGATCCGGCGCGCGATGCCACCACGCTGCCGCTGATTCGCGCCGCCATCGCGCGCGGCGTGCCGGTGTTCGGCATCTGCCGGGGCTTCCAGGAAATCAACGTGGCCCTCGGTGGCAGCTTGTTGCAGGAGGTGCATCACACGCAAGGGTTTGCCGATCATCGCGAGGATCAAGCCCTGTCGGTCGAGGGCCAGTATGGTCCGGCCCACGCACTTGCGGCCGTGCCTGGCGGATGGCTCGAAGGCGTGGTGGGCGCGCCAACCTGGCAGGTCAACAGCCTGCACGGCCAGGGGATCAAGACCCTGGCGCCCGATCTGCTGGCTCAGGCGCATGCGCCCGACGGACTGATCGAGGCCTACACGCACCGCAGCGCACCGGGATTCCTGCTTGGAGTGCAGTGGCATCCGGAATGGCAGGCTGCCACCAATCCCGTCTCGCGCGCCTTGTTCGCCGCCTTTGGCGATGCATGCCGCGAACATGCCAACCGAAACCGGGAGCGTTTGCGCGGGCCTGCACCGAAAGCCGCCTGA
- a CDS encoding PLP-dependent aminotransferase family protein, giving the protein MRSYDLAELLLTELHRVDSPHANAPLNRRLYHTMRSTILAGHLTAGAQLPSTRDLARDLDLSRNTVMSAVGQLAAEGYLTAQQGSGTYVSDTLPDQRPLTPASHARSRQAGAESTNSRDLSQRGSLLTQSSGSQQFEVQPFAPGAIEFTDFPIQLWQKLQAKYWRSLDRDLLDYGQEGGYMPLREAIAQYLTLSRSVRVKPEQVLITSGTQQAIDLTARLLTDHGDEAWVENPCYWGARRALQSAGLTLRPVDVDAEGIAPSAADWQRNPRLIYVTPSHQYPLGHVMSLQRRRALLTFAASRRCWIFEDDYDSEFRYTGRPFASLQGLDEHAQVLYSGTFSKIMYPGIRLGYLVVPPDLLEAFNTGLYDLYRPGQLMLQAALTDFITEGHLNTLIRRLRVAYQARRDELARRIQQCLGERVSISGQDSGLHLCLVFDPAQHVDDEAIAEAAQQQGMTVRPLSRYYIGEPQQRGLIIGYAYVPTERVVPWARKLCELIRQRLA; this is encoded by the coding sequence ATGCGCTCCTACGATCTCGCCGAACTGCTGCTGACTGAACTGCACCGCGTGGATAGCCCCCATGCCAATGCGCCGCTCAACCGCCGCCTCTATCACACCATGCGCAGCACCATTTTGGCGGGACATCTCACCGCTGGCGCGCAACTGCCGTCAACCCGCGATCTGGCCCGCGACCTCGACCTGTCGCGCAACACGGTCATGTCAGCCGTGGGGCAACTCGCTGCCGAGGGCTATCTCACGGCCCAGCAGGGCAGCGGCACCTATGTTTCCGACACGCTCCCTGACCAGCGCCCGCTGACGCCAGCGAGCCATGCGCGCAGCCGGCAGGCGGGGGCCGAGAGCACCAACTCACGCGACCTGTCACAACGCGGCAGTCTGCTCACGCAGAGCTCGGGCTCGCAGCAGTTCGAGGTCCAGCCTTTTGCACCCGGCGCCATTGAGTTCACCGATTTTCCGATCCAGCTCTGGCAGAAGCTGCAGGCCAAATACTGGCGAAGCCTCGACCGCGATCTGCTCGACTATGGCCAGGAGGGCGGCTACATGCCGTTGCGCGAGGCCATTGCCCAATACCTCACGCTGTCACGCTCGGTGCGCGTGAAGCCCGAGCAGGTGCTCATCACCTCAGGCACGCAGCAGGCGATCGACCTCACCGCGCGGTTGCTCACCGACCACGGCGACGAGGCGTGGGTGGAAAACCCCTGCTACTGGGGCGCCCGGCGCGCGCTGCAGTCGGCCGGGCTGACGCTGCGCCCGGTGGACGTGGACGCCGAGGGCATTGCACCATCGGCCGCAGACTGGCAACGCAACCCTCGCCTGATCTACGTCACGCCCTCACACCAATATCCGCTGGGCCACGTCATGAGCCTGCAGCGCCGCCGCGCCCTGCTCACGTTTGCCGCCAGCCGCCGCTGCTGGATCTTCGAAGATGATTACGACAGCGAATTCCGTTATACCGGTCGACCGTTCGCCAGCTTGCAGGGGCTGGACGAGCATGCGCAGGTGCTGTACTCCGGCACCTTCTCCAAGATCATGTATCCCGGCATTCGCCTGGGCTATCTGGTGGTCCCGCCTGACCTGCTGGAGGCCTTCAATACCGGCCTGTACGACCTGTACCGGCCGGGGCAACTCATGCTTCAGGCCGCGCTCACCGACTTCATCACCGAGGGACACCTCAACACACTGATCCGCCGCCTGCGCGTGGCCTACCAGGCGCGGCGCGATGAGCTGGCACGCCGCATCCAGCAGTGCCTTGGCGAGCGCGTGAGCATCTCGGGCCAGGATTCCGGACTGCACCTGTGCCTGGTCTTTGACCCTGCGCAACATGTCGACGACGAGGCCATCGCCGAAGCCGCGCAGCAACAGGGCATGACCGTGCGCCCGCTCTCACGCTACTACATCGGCGAGCCGCAGCAGCGCGGGCTCATCATCGGCTACGCCTACGTGCCCACGGAGCGCGTCGTGCCCTGGGCGCGCAAGCTGTGTGAACTGATCCGACAGCGACTGGCCTAA
- a CDS encoding ABC transporter ATP-binding protein: protein MNMVLEVDAIHTYYGKSHILDGVSLKVGEGELVALLGRNGAGKTTTMRSIMGLTPPRQGRIRLFGQDMTGASPYRVASMGVGYVPEGRKIFGHLSVHENLLVARETKGPWTIDAVYKLFPRLHERRTSKGGRLSGGEQEMLAIARALLLNPKLLILDEPSQGLAPIIVQEVMRTVGRMKDEGISVLLVEQNAFLALQLADRAYVLGEGEIVYDGSAAELSADTERMEQLAGVAHAA, encoded by the coding sequence ATGAACATGGTTCTCGAAGTGGACGCGATCCACACGTATTACGGCAAGAGTCACATCCTCGACGGCGTTTCACTCAAGGTGGGCGAGGGCGAGCTCGTTGCGCTGCTCGGGCGCAACGGCGCGGGCAAGACCACCACCATGCGCTCGATCATGGGCCTGACTCCGCCACGCCAGGGCCGTATCCGGCTGTTCGGCCAGGACATGACGGGCGCATCGCCCTACCGCGTTGCCAGCATGGGCGTGGGTTACGTGCCCGAAGGGCGCAAGATCTTCGGGCACCTCAGCGTGCACGAGAATTTGCTCGTGGCGCGCGAGACCAAGGGGCCCTGGACGATCGACGCCGTGTACAAGCTGTTCCCGCGCCTGCACGAGCGCCGCACCAGCAAGGGCGGGCGGTTGTCGGGCGGGGAGCAGGAAATGCTTGCCATTGCGCGCGCCCTGCTGCTCAACCCCAAGCTGCTGATCCTCGATGAGCCCTCTCAGGGGCTGGCGCCCATCATCGTGCAGGAGGTCATGCGCACGGTGGGCCGGATGAAGGATGAGGGCATCTCGGTCCTGCTTGTGGAGCAAAACGCCTTTCTCGCACTGCAACTTGCGGATCGCGCCTACGTCCTGGGCGAGGGGGAGATCGTCTACGACGGATCGGCAGCCGAGCTCAGCGCGGACACGGAGCGCATGGAGCAGCTTGCCGGCGTCGCGCACGCGGCTTGA
- a CDS encoding ABC transporter ATP-binding protein, whose protein sequence is MSLLQLQSVSRRFGALQALSDISLTVAPGELRAVIGPNGAGKTTLFNLISGFFPPSSGDILFDGEPIMRVSPSALVQQGIIRTFQITEIFLSLSVYENLRIAAEVAMGVSSRPWMSRALRARIDERVQELMQVVGIAAKADRIAGELSHGDQRVVEVGIALSRKPKLLLLDEPTAGMGDEETQNMTALIRRLNKEQGITTLFVEHDMEIVFGIADRITVLDNGTMLAEGNAHEIANNAAVQAAYLGQAA, encoded by the coding sequence ATGAGCCTGCTTCAACTTCAATCGGTTTCCCGGCGCTTCGGGGCGCTGCAGGCACTCAGTGATATCTCGCTGACGGTCGCCCCGGGCGAGTTGCGCGCGGTGATCGGTCCCAACGGCGCCGGCAAGACGACGCTGTTCAACCTGATCAGCGGCTTTTTCCCGCCCAGCAGTGGCGACATCCTGTTCGATGGCGAGCCCATCATGCGGGTCAGCCCCTCCGCGCTGGTCCAGCAGGGCATCATCCGCACGTTCCAGATCACGGAGATCTTCCTGTCGCTGTCGGTTTACGAAAACCTGCGCATCGCCGCCGAAGTGGCGATGGGCGTGAGCAGCCGGCCGTGGATGTCGCGTGCCTTGCGCGCCCGAATCGACGAGCGTGTGCAGGAGCTCATGCAGGTCGTGGGCATCGCAGCCAAGGCCGATCGCATCGCGGGCGAACTCTCGCACGGGGATCAGCGCGTCGTTGAGGTGGGCATCGCCCTGTCGCGCAAGCCCAAGCTGCTGCTGCTCGACGAGCCGACCGCGGGCATGGGCGACGAGGAGACTCAGAACATGACGGCATTGATCCGGCGCCTGAACAAGGAGCAGGGGATCACGACCCTGTTCGTCGAACACGACATGGAGATTGTCTTCGGCATTGCCGACCGCATCACCGTGCTGGACAACGGCACCATGTTGGCCGAGGGCAACGCCCACGAGATCGCCAACAATGCGGCCGTGCAGGCCGCTTATCTGGGACAGGCGGCGTGA
- a CDS encoding branched-chain amino acid ABC transporter permease: MPPAVPVVSAGGWGKSRLGTVVLAVLLLSAPAWLPYVGGYNDIASRVLIYALAAMGLNLLLGFTGGLSFGHAAYFGLGSYGVGLMLKYATHSVPLALLCGTLLGGVVATVLAPIAVRRRGIYFAMITIAIGQLFYFVAIRWQAVTGGYDGLTGFSRHAISVLPGVSWTLGSLGLYYLVLLCFGLGAAVLWMVLNSPIGHTFVAIRENQKRLTFLGVRVQRYAAVSFAISGFIVALAGGLNALLDNFTSPNSLNYTLSGDLVVIAVLGGMRNFWGPFVGAAIFVLVRDYASTVTDNWMSVIGLIFILSVLFFPLGIMGFLQRKGKQ, translated from the coding sequence GCTGAGCGCCCCGGCGTGGCTGCCCTACGTGGGCGGGTACAACGATATCGCGTCGCGCGTTCTCATCTATGCGCTGGCGGCCATGGGCCTGAACCTGCTGCTTGGTTTCACCGGAGGTCTGTCCTTCGGCCATGCGGCCTATTTCGGGCTGGGGTCGTACGGCGTCGGGCTGATGCTCAAGTACGCCACGCACAGCGTGCCGCTGGCGCTGCTTTGCGGCACGCTGCTTGGCGGGGTGGTGGCCACGGTGCTGGCGCCGATCGCGGTTCGACGCAGGGGCATCTATTTCGCGATGATCACGATCGCCATCGGTCAGTTGTTCTACTTCGTGGCCATTCGCTGGCAGGCGGTCACTGGCGGTTACGACGGGCTGACGGGCTTCTCGCGCCATGCGATTTCCGTTCTGCCCGGCGTGAGCTGGACGCTGGGGTCCCTGGGCCTGTACTACCTGGTGCTGCTGTGCTTCGGTCTGGGTGCGGCCGTGTTGTGGATGGTGCTGAATTCGCCCATCGGCCATACGTTCGTCGCCATTCGGGAGAACCAGAAAAGGCTGACCTTCCTGGGCGTGCGGGTGCAGCGCTACGCGGCCGTGTCCTTCGCGATCTCGGGCTTCATCGTGGCGCTCGCGGGTGGCCTCAATGCGCTTCTCGACAACTTCACCTCCCCCAATAGCCTCAACTACACGCTCTCGGGGGATCTGGTGGTCATTGCCGTGCTCGGCGGCATGCGCAACTTCTGGGGGCCCTTTGTTGGCGCTGCGATCTTCGTCCTCGTGCGTGACTATGCCAGCACCGTGACCGACAACTGGATGTCGGTGATCGGGTTGATCTTCATCCTGTCGGTGCTGTTCTTCCCGCTCGGCATCATGGGTTTTCTGCAACGCAAGGGCAAACAATGA